GTATCACCAACCAATGCCTATCGCCCTTCGTATCTTCCCCCAAAAAGTATCCGCAAACAAGGAAGAAGCAGCCTACTGCCTGCTGCTTCTCCCCAAACTGCCTGTGATTTGAGTCACATGACTAAAGTCTTCGACATTAATCAAGCTGGTCGGTGATTTCCAGCCACATCTGGCCGCTAAAACTCTCGCCACCGGCCAGAGCAATCAGTCCCGTCTCTTCCCGGGGAAGATCGAGATTAGGAGCATTGGTGACCCAGGTATAGGGTTCGAGACAGACAAAGGGAGCATCGGGGGTTTTTCCAGTAAAGACTACCCAGTGTTTAAACTGGTCGTCGGCCCCGTAGAGCAGCTTCAGCCCACTGCCATGATCGACAAAGGTACAGACCGATTCTCCGTTGGTAAACTGCAGATCCGTATAGACATCATCCAATTGCACACTATCCAAGGCCTGGGGCTGCCTCAGGTCCACCTTCCCTTCCAAGGGCAATTTCTGCCCCGTGGGGATGCAGGTTTCCGTTAGCTCCCACCGCTGATTGGCCGGAACCTGTACGGTGCACTGGGACTTGTCACTGGCCGTCGTTAAGGGCACGTTGAAGTAGGGGTGAAATCCGATGCCAAAGGGCATCGTCTCTTCCCCAAGGTTCTCAGCCTCTACGGTGATATCCAGCCGATTGTCCCGCAGACAGTAGGTCATTCGCAGCTCAAAGTCATGGGGATAGGACTCCAGAATCTCGGGATGATCCTGGGAGCGAATGGCAGTGGTTACCCTTGCCCCGCCTTCCGTGGAAATCGAGCGTACCTGCCAGGGTAACTTGTTTACCAATCCGTGAATGTGGT
The window above is part of the Bacillota bacterium genome. Proteins encoded here:
- a CDS encoding aldose 1-epimerase yields the protein MSTYQVEKTTFDGQEALVLTDRSSGMSAILLPGFGSNLIAWRMAQPEVKILYEPNSMADLHTKAVGWGFPVLMPPNRIEAGRFTFEGREYKFEINEAGINHIHGLVNKLPWQVRSISTEGGARVTTAIRSQDHPEILESYPHDFELRMTYCLRDNRLDITVEAENLGEETMPFGIGFHPYFNVPLTTASDKSQCTVQVPANQRWELTETCIPTGQKLPLEGKVDLRQPQALDSVQLDDVYTDLQFTNGESVCTFVDHGSGLKLLYGADDQFKHWVVFTGKTPDAPFVCLEPYTWVTNAPNLDLPREETGLIALAGGESFSGQMWLEITDQLD